The proteins below are encoded in one region of Podarcis raffonei isolate rPodRaf1 chromosome 8, rPodRaf1.pri, whole genome shotgun sequence:
- the GPATCH3 gene encoding G patch domain-containing protein 3 codes for MRFRFCKMAVPTTDNPSLQPGGRYCLISCVPAQLRSTDLRFYFSQFIEAGGFLCFHYRHRPERVEGPSAPSRPGPTCCCLVAVKPGWSRRLVRMYSGKRWIDAQGETLPGRCLIRRVRVSFDKDADMLSYKTKKELRTSSNETFTEDDLKRLPELNPPSFMPCGNVGTPLSVFLDLIKACRMPSRAIKKLRLQFPRTGSSRRYGNVPFSYEETETIVEEERVYTASGEEITEGGDLSRVSTANQGNGMAESYLNDPEGEAEAQLDDDDDDRCEEWERHEALHEDVTSQERTKERLFEEEIELKWEKGGSGLVFYTDAQYWQEEEEGDFDEQTADDWDVDMSIYYDKDGGDKDARDLVQMRFEQRLRDGLEDGSVLSQQIGNFEKYTKGIGRKVMERQGWTEGLGLGSSNSGMTEALDNEGQNPKCKRGLGYHGEKLQTFTKPKKPRGDNSILISTIYDDPYPVDAEEQLLRRQLPISMKHRQDVAFGRAMHGVHHNSSSS; via the exons ATGCGCTTCCGGTTTTGCAAGATGGCGGTGCCCACCACTGACAATCCTTCCCTCCAGCCCGGCGGCCGATATTGCCTTATCAGTTGCGTTCCGGCCCAGCTTCGCTCCACCGATCTCCGTTTCTACTTCAGCCAGTTCATCGAGGCCGGtggcttcctctgcttccattacCGCCATCGCCCTGAACGAGTAGAGGGTCCGAGCGCTCCTTCCCGGCCAGGCCCGACCTGCTGCTGCCTGGTGGCGGTGAAGCCCGGCTGGTCCCGCCGCTTGGTCCGTATGTACTCGGGAAAGCGCTGGATCGACGCGCAGGGAGAGACGTTGCCCGGCCGGTGCCTTATACGAAGGGTTCGGGTTTCCTTTGACAAAG ATGCTGATATGCTCTCCTATAAGACTAAAAAGGAGCTCCGCACATCCTCAAATGAAACTTTCACTGAGGATGATTTAAAACGGCTTCCTGAACTAAACCCACCATCTTTCATGCCCTGTGGGAATGTGGGAACTCCTTTGAGTGTCTTTTTAGATCTCATTAAAGCCTGCAGGATGCCTTCTCGTGCTATCAAGAAGCTGCGGTTGCAGTTTCCCAGAACTGGCTCTTCTCGCAGGTATGGAAATGTACCATTTTCATATGAAGAAACCGAGACTATTGTAGAAGAGGAACGAGTTTACACAGCTTCAGGAGAGGAGATAACAGAAGGGGGAGACCTATCAAGAGTGAGCACGGCCAATCAAGGCAATGGCATGGCAGAGAGCTACTTGAATGATCCAGAGGGTGAAGCAGAAGCTCAGTTGGATGAT GATGACGATGACAGATGCGAAGAGTGGGAGCGGCACGAGGCTTTGCATGAGGATGTCACCAGCCAGGAGCGCACAAAGGAACGTTTGTTTGAGGAGGAGATTGAACTGAAGTGGGAGAAGGGGGGCTCTGGGTTGGTCTTCTACACAGATGCACAGTactggcaagaagaagaagaaggag ATTTTGATGAGCAGACAGCGGACGACTGGGATGTGGACATGAGCATCTACTATGATAAAG ATGGTGGTGACAAGGATGCTCGGGATTTGGTCCAGATGCGGTTTGAGCAGAGACTCCGGGATGGTTTGGAagatgggtctgttctgagcCAACAAATTGGAAACTTTGAAAAATACACCAAG GGTATCGGCAGGAAAGTGATGGAGAGGCAAGGCTGGACTGAGGGTCTTGGGCTGGGAAGCAGCAACTCAGGAATGACTGAAGCACTAGACAATGAAGGCCAGAATCCCAAATGCAAGAGGGGCTTGGG GTACCATGGTGAGAAGCTCCAGACTTTCACCAAGCCCAAGAAGCCTCGTGGGGACAACAGCATCCTCATCTCCACCATCTATGATGACCCTTATCCTGTGGATGCAGAAGAGCAACTGCTCCGGCGCCAGCTACCAATCAGTATGAAGCATCGCCAGGATGTGGCATTTGGCCGTGCCATGCATGGTGTTCATCACAATTCCAGTTCCTCATGA